A genomic window from Populus nigra chromosome 7, ddPopNigr1.1, whole genome shotgun sequence includes:
- the LOC133698410 gene encoding GATA transcription factor 5-like, with translation MEFCMETRALKSSLRNELATKSTQQAISEDFFAFNTSAVVSSDQDFSVDCFLDFSNGEFKDGYAQEEEEKDSLSVSSQDRVDDDFNSNSSSFSDSFLSSELAVPTDDIAELEWVSHFVDDSLSDVSLLLPACKGKPESHAKNRFEPEPKPSLAKTPGFFPPRVPSKARTKRSRRTGRTWSGRSNQTETPSSSASSTSSMPCLVSANTVQTIDSLSWLSEPPMKKPKKRPAVQTSGITASPQFQRRCSHCQVQKTPQWRTGPLGAKTLCNACGVRYKSGRLFPEYRPACSPTFSSEVHSNSHRKVLEMRRKKEMGGPESRLNQMVPSF, from the exons ATGGAGTTCTGCATGGAGACAAGAGCCTTGAAGTCAAGTTTACGCAACGAACTAGCTACAAAATCAACCCAACAAGCTATTTCTGAAGATTTCTTTGCTTTTAATACATCTGCTGTTGTTTCAAGTGATCAAGATTTCTCTGTTGATTGTTTCTTGGACTTCTCTAATGGTGAATTCAAAGATGGTTATGCacaagaagaggaagagaaagaCTCTCTTTCTGTTTCCTCCCAAGACcgtgttgatgatgattttaaCTCAAACTCCAGCAGCTTCTCCGATTCCTTTCTCTCAAGTGAACTCGCTGTACCA ACCGATGACATAGCAGAGCTTGAATGGGTATctcactttgtcgatgattctTTGTCTGATGTCTCTCTTCTGCTTCCTGCCTGTAAAGGAAAACCAGAAAGCCATGCAAAGAACCGGTTCGAACCAGAACCCAAACCCTCTCTAGCAAAAACTCCTGGTTTTTTCCCTCCACGGGTTCCCTCCAAGGCAAGAACCAAACGGTCCAGACGCACTGGTCGCACCTGGTCGGGTAGGTCGAACCAAACCGAGACACCGTCATCCTCAGCATCCTCAACCTCGTCAATGCCGTGTCTTGTTTCAGCCAACACGGTTCAAACAATTGACTCGTTATCGTGGTTGAGTGAACCGCCaatgaaaaaaccaaagaaaagacCGGCGGTTCAAACTAGTGGGATAACGGCGTCGCCCCAATTCCAGCGTCGGTGCAGTCATTGCCAGGTTCAGAAGACCCCACAGTGGCGAACCGGGCCGCTTGGTGCCAAAACGCTATGCAATGCTTGTGGTGTTCGTTATAAATCCGGTCGACTCTTTCCGGAGTATAGACCAGCCTGCAGCCCTACCTTTTCGAGTGAAGTTCACTCGAATAGCCATCGAAAGGTGTTAGAGATGAGAAGGAAGAAGGAGATGGGCGGGCCTGAATCCAGGTTGAACCAGATGGTTCCTAGTTTTTGA